A single window of Methanoculleus oceani DNA harbors:
- a CDS encoding MFS transporter, producing MESEPDPAPRTSTATPQGVLLPLALAQFICSYAASNMNVAITNIATDLGTTVSGVQTTIAVFTLTMAALMIPGSKLTDILGRTYLFRRGLLVYGVGALIAAAAPGLGILILGYSLLEGIGTALLIPPVYILATVFFPDLTSRARAFGAISAAGGVGAAAGPLVGGIITTAISWRAAFVVQALVVGIIIIQSRKIVDPGVQGEKPAFDIVGTILSAAGLFFVVVGILQASTYGWFKASQDFVIGNTVVIPEGGISPVWVFVLIGAILLIWFFWHIRSMERAGKEPLLHTRMFKNRTSNLGLITQNIQWLVLLGLSFVVSVYVQTVRGYNAIETGLILTPATIGILLSSMAAGRLARKYSQATLIRAGFIVTVAGVFLLLLLVRETSPVLTFVPGLFLVGLGVGVMLTSSVTVVQSSFPEEDQGEISGLSRSVSNLGSSLGVAIAGTVIVSSLVIGNLGYALALVVLVVFAGIGLVAAFMLPATPVPEAPEP from the coding sequence ATGGAGAGTGAACCAGATCCGGCTCCCCGGACATCAACGGCAACCCCACAGGGCGTGCTCCTGCCGCTTGCGCTGGCCCAGTTCATCTGCAGTTACGCTGCTTCGAATATGAACGTGGCCATAACCAACATCGCCACCGACCTGGGGACGACGGTCAGCGGCGTCCAGACGACCATCGCCGTTTTTACGCTCACCATGGCAGCCCTCATGATCCCCGGCAGCAAGTTGACAGATATCCTGGGCCGCACGTACCTCTTCAGGCGAGGCCTCCTCGTCTACGGGGTGGGAGCACTGATAGCGGCAGCGGCGCCGGGGCTCGGGATCCTGATCCTCGGCTATTCGCTCCTCGAAGGCATCGGGACCGCGCTGCTGATCCCGCCCGTGTATATCCTCGCAACCGTCTTCTTTCCCGACCTCACCTCACGCGCCCGCGCCTTCGGTGCGATCAGTGCGGCGGGCGGCGTGGGGGCGGCAGCAGGTCCCCTGGTCGGCGGGATCATCACCACCGCGATCAGCTGGCGGGCAGCCTTTGTCGTGCAGGCTCTTGTTGTCGGAATAATCATCATCCAGAGCCGGAAGATCGTTGATCCGGGAGTGCAGGGCGAGAAACCCGCTTTCGACATCGTCGGAACTATCCTCTCGGCGGCGGGACTCTTCTTTGTGGTGGTCGGCATCCTGCAGGCCTCGACGTACGGCTGGTTTAAGGCCAGCCAGGATTTCGTCATCGGCAATACGGTCGTGATCCCGGAAGGCGGCATCTCGCCGGTATGGGTTTTCGTGCTTATCGGAGCGATTTTACTGATCTGGTTCTTCTGGCATATCCGATCCATGGAACGGGCAGGCAAGGAGCCTCTGTTGCACACCAGGATGTTTAAGAACCGCACATCAAACCTCGGCCTCATCACGCAGAACATCCAGTGGCTGGTCCTCTTAGGCCTCTCCTTTGTGGTCTCCGTCTATGTGCAGACCGTGCGGGGCTACAACGCGATCGAGACCGGTCTGATCCTTACGCCGGCCACGATCGGTATTTTGCTCTCCTCGATGGCCGCGGGCAGGCTGGCGCGGAAGTATTCCCAGGCAACGCTGATCCGGGCGGGGTTTATCGTGACGGTAGCCGGCGTCTTCCTCCTGCTGTTGCTGGTACGAGAAACATCCCCCGTCCTTACGTTCGTGCCGGGCCTCTTTCTGGTCGGTCTGGGCGTAGGGGTCATGCTGACATCCTCGGTCACCGTCGTGCAGTCCAGCTTTCCTGAAGAGGATCAGGGGGAGATCTCGGGCCTGTCACGCAGTGTCTCGAACCTGGGCTCCTCGCTCGGCGTGGCCATTGCAGGAACCGTCATCGTCTCCAGCCTGGTCATCGGGAATTTGGGCTACGCGCTCGCCCTGGTGGTTCTGGTGGTGTTTGCGGGTATAGGCCTCGTAGCCGCGTTCATGCTGCCCGCCACCCCGGTGCCCGAGGCCCCGGAGCCCTGA